Proteins encoded by one window of Methanoculleus thermophilus:
- a CDS encoding SRPBCC family protein, whose protein sequence is MAEAVLAEKRGRLLIRRVFAAPLQDVWRAWTKPGYLMRWWGPAGFTAPVIKVDLREGGRYLFNMRSPEGQDFWSTGEYRKIVPMERLVFTDSFADAEGNVVPASTYGMSGDWPREVLVTVTFEEHGGETTVTLRMAGIPASETLDAAEAGWNESLDKLGVVLKELSMRKTGA, encoded by the coding sequence ATGGCCGAGGCTGTTCTAGCGGAAAAGAGAGGAAGGCTGCTCATCCGGCGTGTCTTTGCTGCGCCGCTACAGGATGTCTGGCGGGCGTGGACAAAACCTGGGTATCTCATGCGCTGGTGGGGGCCGGCGGGCTTTACGGCACCCGTCATCAAGGTCGATCTTCGTGAAGGAGGGAGGTATCTCTTCAACATGCGCTCACCCGAAGGCCAGGACTTCTGGAGCACCGGTGAGTATCGAAAGATTGTTCCGATGGAGCGGCTCGTCTTCACCGACTCGTTTGCGGACGCCGAAGGCAACGTGGTCCCGGCCTCGACATACGGGATGAGCGGGGACTGGCCGCGTGAGGTGCTCGTGACGGTGACGTTCGAGGAGCATGGAGGCGAAACGACGGTGACCCTTCGGATGGCCGGGATTCCGGCTAGCGAGACGCTCGATGCTGCCGAGGCCGGGTGGAACGAGTCCCTTGACAAACTCGGAGTAGTCCTGAAGGAACTCTCGATGCGAAAGACCGGCGCCTGA
- a CDS encoding MTH865 family protein, protein MSVKEEIHAQIVGALAGAKFPIKTPEDLLAAFPAGAATRCKAGDVEMTAGEAGTLLKPEDFPFLTPEEVAETILSRAGM, encoded by the coding sequence ATGAGTGTTAAGGAAGAGATCCATGCGCAGATCGTCGGCGCCCTCGCCGGCGCGAAGTTCCCGATTAAGACACCCGAGGATCTCCTTGCCGCGTTCCCCGCAGGAGCGGCGACCAGATGCAAGGCCGGCGACGTGGAGATGACCGCCGGGGAAGCGGGCACCCTCTTAAAGCCGGAGGACTTCCCCTTCCTGACCCCCGAAGAGGTGGCCGAGACCATCCTCTCCCGGGCAGGGATGTAA